In one Corallococcus sp. EGB genomic region, the following are encoded:
- a CDS encoding MFS transporter — MSPANDGSLSRGRTWKVSLLSTLIIVATLVAASLQASRLFEQSFRPDLRAKAETLAQTVALQFHRAADLGIPVNRLGAADAYLDDAALGHEELRYIGFASPDGHLLYASRDLKARPASFFDKVLKAHALEESRGLARLDGDLDLVHPVESRGRVIGELHLGIDATYVEQRLQEIHTDILITLFVTALVTVEVLMALMGLLVIRPLRLLQRLLELGVAGDFTRQARVRLHDEATRALAAAGRLVRGLNRRHATLDERAARTLQAGRLSEPAARALAALGERFRFGDPKAPAPLEEPGTSDLRLPLFVFLFGSELSRSFWPLFVKRLYQPGSSFPESFMVALPMSLWVTAMVVCTPLAGRLLNARGSRVALLVGMVPAGLGLLLTGLSSSLTELFLWRVVTAGGYGVVTTAALLHVARTSKQSHGARGMGVFVGASTAASVCGTAIGGILADRIGYAATFGVAAALVGLSMVLVLLLAPDLGPSGAREEGAARPMAAYLGILKRGRVLLFILLAAMPARLVLTGFLFYLTPLRLHAMGFTEAAIGRLMMGYFIVTVFATPVVSLLADRHGWHRGMMLAGGGLSGLGVLLFASAAGMWPLLAAVLLVGLGQALAATPLLASIPPLFAEECAGFGLDSLLSVFRMIERVGSLVGPLLAAALLGASGFVRSTHVIGVGMLALTAGLAAYLFLHSHPPLTPSRKAP, encoded by the coding sequence ATGAGCCCCGCGAACGACGGAAGCCTGTCCCGGGGCCGCACCTGGAAGGTGAGCCTGCTGTCCACGCTGATCATCGTGGCGACGCTGGTGGCCGCGTCGCTCCAGGCCTCGCGTCTCTTCGAGCAGTCCTTCCGGCCGGACCTGCGCGCGAAGGCGGAGACGCTGGCCCAGACCGTGGCGCTCCAGTTCCACCGCGCCGCGGACCTGGGCATCCCGGTGAACCGGCTGGGCGCGGCGGATGCCTACCTGGACGACGCCGCCCTGGGCCACGAGGAGCTCCGCTACATCGGCTTCGCCTCGCCCGACGGCCACCTGCTGTACGCGTCCAGGGACCTGAAGGCGAGGCCCGCCTCCTTCTTCGACAAGGTGCTCAAGGCCCACGCGCTCGAGGAGTCGCGCGGCCTGGCGCGCCTGGACGGGGACCTGGACCTGGTCCACCCCGTGGAGTCGAGGGGGCGTGTCATCGGCGAGCTGCACCTGGGCATCGACGCGACGTACGTCGAACAGCGGCTCCAGGAGATCCACACCGACATCCTCATCACCCTGTTCGTGACGGCGCTGGTCACCGTGGAGGTGCTCATGGCGCTGATGGGCCTGCTGGTCATCCGGCCGCTGCGGCTGTTGCAGCGCCTGCTGGAGCTGGGCGTCGCGGGGGACTTCACGCGGCAGGCCCGGGTGCGGCTGCACGACGAGGCCACGCGGGCGCTGGCCGCCGCGGGCAGGCTGGTGCGCGGCCTCAACCGCCGCCACGCGACGCTGGACGAGCGCGCGGCCCGGACGCTCCAGGCCGGCAGGCTGAGCGAACCCGCGGCGCGGGCGCTGGCGGCGCTGGGCGAGCGCTTCCGCTTCGGCGACCCGAAGGCCCCCGCGCCGCTGGAGGAGCCCGGGACGAGCGACCTGCGGCTGCCGCTGTTCGTCTTCCTCTTCGGGTCGGAGCTGTCGCGCTCGTTCTGGCCGCTCTTCGTCAAGCGCCTGTACCAGCCCGGCTCCTCCTTCCCCGAGAGCTTCATGGTGGCGCTGCCCATGTCGCTGTGGGTCACCGCGATGGTGGTGTGCACGCCGCTGGCGGGGCGCCTGCTCAACGCCCGGGGCAGCCGCGTGGCGCTGCTGGTGGGCATGGTGCCCGCCGGCCTGGGCCTGCTCCTGACGGGCCTTTCGTCCAGCCTCACGGAGCTCTTCCTGTGGCGCGTCGTCACCGCGGGCGGCTACGGCGTCGTGACCACCGCGGCGCTCCTGCACGTGGCGCGCACGTCGAAGCAGAGCCACGGCGCGCGGGGCATGGGCGTGTTCGTGGGCGCGTCCACGGCCGCCAGCGTCTGCGGCACCGCCATCGGCGGCATCCTCGCGGATCGCATCGGCTACGCGGCGACGTTCGGGGTGGCCGCGGCGCTGGTGGGCCTGTCCATGGTGCTGGTGCTCCTGCTGGCGCCGGACCTGGGGCCCTCCGGGGCGCGGGAGGAGGGCGCGGCCCGCCCGATGGCGGCCTACCTGGGCATCCTCAAGCGCGGCCGCGTGCTGCTCTTCATCCTGCTGGCGGCCATGCCGGCGCGCCTGGTGCTGACGGGCTTCCTCTTCTACCTGACGCCCCTGCGCCTGCATGCGATGGGCTTCACCGAAGCCGCCATCGGCCGCCTGATGATGGGCTACTTCATCGTCACGGTGTTCGCCACGCCGGTGGTGTCGCTGCTGGCGGACCGCCATGGCTGGCACCGGGGGATGATGCTCGCGGGCGGTGGGCTCTCCGGGCTGGGCGTGCTGCTGTTCGCGTCGGCGGCTGGCATGTGGCCGCTCCTGGCCGCGGTGCTGCTGGTGGGCCTGGGTCAGGCGCTGGCCGCCACGCCGCTGCTCGCCAGCATCCCGCCGCTCTTCGCCGAGGAGTGCGCCGGGTTCGGCCTCGACTCGCTCCTGTCCGTCTTCCGGATGATCGAACGCGTGGGCAGCCTCGTCGGCCCGCTGCTCGCCGCCGCGCTGCTGGGCGCCAGCGGCTTCGTGCGCAGCACCCACGTCATCGGCGTCGGGATGCTCGCGCTCACCGCGGGCCTCGCCGCCTACCTCTTCCTCCACTCCCATCCCCCCCTCACTCCCTCAAGGAAGGCCCCATGA
- a CDS encoding ABC transporter substrate-binding protein, producing the protein MTARTFLSALLLLWAVNASAAPYRVFMVIHRTGAEADQGFRDYLSSAGLDVEFTVRNIEGDANRLPAVIQEIRARRPDLIYAQSTLVTEGLVGRLGEVDPARHITDIPVVFAMVSDPIASGLVARLEGSGRNLTGAIHVASLPVQLKAMQSFMPLKRLGVAYNPSEPSQRNMFDKLTQLTAQAGIELVAVHPLGKDGKPDAARLPAMMQALAARRPDLVYLPPVNFFAPHSQLLMDEAIRLGLPTFCAIEVQLEAGGMMGLVAPFYNVGGLAGFKATQILREHRSPAELPVETLSRFSFEVNMPAAHALGLYPPMHILRYARIRER; encoded by the coding sequence ATGACGGCCCGGACGTTCCTCTCCGCCCTGCTGCTGCTCTGGGCGGTCAACGCCTCCGCCGCGCCGTACCGCGTCTTCATGGTCATCCACCGCACCGGCGCGGAGGCGGACCAGGGCTTCCGGGACTACCTGAGCAGCGCGGGGCTGGACGTGGAGTTCACCGTCCGCAACATCGAAGGCGACGCGAACCGGCTGCCGGCGGTCATCCAGGAGATTCGCGCGCGGCGCCCGGACCTCATCTACGCGCAGAGCACGCTGGTGACGGAGGGGCTCGTGGGCCGGCTGGGCGAGGTGGACCCCGCGCGGCACATCACCGACATCCCCGTGGTCTTCGCCATGGTGTCGGACCCCATCGCCTCGGGGCTGGTGGCGCGGCTGGAGGGCTCCGGGCGCAACCTCACCGGCGCCATCCACGTGGCCTCGCTGCCCGTGCAGCTCAAGGCCATGCAGTCCTTCATGCCGCTCAAGCGGCTGGGCGTCGCCTACAACCCCTCCGAGCCGTCCCAGCGCAACATGTTCGACAAGCTCACGCAGCTCACCGCGCAGGCCGGCATCGAGCTGGTGGCGGTGCACCCGCTCGGCAAGGACGGGAAGCCGGACGCGGCGCGCCTGCCGGCGATGATGCAGGCGCTGGCGGCCCGGAGGCCGGACCTGGTGTACCTGCCTCCGGTGAACTTCTTCGCGCCGCACAGCCAGCTGCTGATGGACGAAGCGATCCGCCTGGGCCTGCCCACCTTCTGCGCCATCGAGGTGCAGTTGGAGGCGGGAGGCATGATGGGCCTGGTGGCGCCCTTCTACAACGTCGGCGGACTCGCGGGCTTCAAGGCCACGCAGATCCTGCGTGAGCACCGCTCGCCGGCGGAGCTGCCCGTGGAGACGCTGTCCCGCTTCTCCTTCGAGGTGAACATGCCAGCCGCGCACGCGCTGGGGCTGTACCCGCCCATGCACATCCTCAGGTACGCGCGGATTCGCGAGCGGTAG
- a CDS encoding GntR family transcriptional regulator, with amino-acid sequence MGTVRETNPLYAKIESTLASEIAAGVLPPHSQLPTEDRLIERFGASRTTVRKAIENLVARGLVEIRRGIGTFVAQPKIVQELTELTGFVEDMRALGRTPTARLLESQIVPADADVARQLAVPTGCLVMRIQRVRLADGVAMSFDETYLPREIGEKVVTHDLETEPIFSLLEERYHLPLIEAEYRLEAITATPAVAQALGVEPGNPIFLIERTSYSDGSRPIDYERLHYRGDLIRFNTRLSRRPRARS; translated from the coding sequence ATGGGCACTGTACGTGAAACCAACCCGCTTTACGCGAAAATCGAGTCGACGCTTGCCTCGGAAATCGCGGCTGGCGTCCTCCCTCCTCACAGCCAGCTCCCCACGGAAGACCGCTTGATCGAGCGGTTCGGCGCCAGCCGAACGACCGTCCGGAAAGCGATCGAGAACCTCGTCGCTCGTGGCCTGGTGGAGATCCGCCGCGGCATCGGCACCTTCGTCGCGCAGCCCAAGATCGTCCAAGAGCTGACCGAGCTGACTGGCTTCGTCGAGGACATGCGGGCCCTCGGCCGCACCCCGACCGCCCGGCTCTTGGAGAGTCAGATTGTCCCAGCCGATGCGGACGTTGCACGGCAGCTCGCAGTGCCGACCGGCTGCCTCGTCATGCGCATCCAACGCGTGCGGCTCGCCGATGGCGTGGCCATGTCCTTCGATGAGACCTACCTGCCGCGCGAGATAGGGGAGAAGGTCGTCACCCACGATCTCGAAACCGAGCCAATCTTCTCCCTGCTCGAAGAGCGATACCACCTGCCACTGATTGAGGCCGAGTACCGGCTGGAAGCCATCACGGCCACACCGGCCGTTGCGCAGGCCCTCGGCGTGGAGCCCGGCAACCCGATCTTCCTGATCGAGCGCACGTCGTATAGCGACGGTTCTCGCCCCATCGACTACGAAAGGCTTCACTATCGCGGCGACCTCATCAGGTTCAACACGCGCTTGTCCCGGCGCCCTCGCGCACGGTCGTGA
- a CDS encoding sulfite exporter TauE/SafE family protein → MDSTTVLWLFAAAFGASALGGVLGMASGIFIVPILTLFFRIDIHVAIGASIVSVIACSCGSAAPLLKRRLTNIRLAIVLETATTLGALTGVFLIGVVSNAFLYGLFSLILALSVKQMLARRREVEGGEPRGPDVKSLATVLRLHSSFPDHASGRDVPYQVGRVPFSLALMYGAGVISALLGIGSGVLKIPAMDTALRLPIKVSSATSNFMIGVTAAASAGAYFVRGDIDIGIAGPVALGSVVGALVGARLLFGLPAEKIRIAFVVILALLAVEMLLSALGVQFPGRST, encoded by the coding sequence ATGGATTCCACGACGGTCCTATGGCTGTTCGCGGCCGCCTTTGGCGCGAGTGCCCTCGGCGGTGTGCTTGGCATGGCCAGCGGCATCTTCATCGTGCCAATCCTCACGCTGTTCTTCCGCATCGATATTCACGTGGCGATCGGCGCGAGCATCGTCTCGGTGATTGCCTGTTCGTGCGGCAGCGCCGCTCCGCTCCTGAAGAGGCGCTTGACCAATATCCGCCTTGCGATCGTCCTTGAGACGGCCACCACACTCGGAGCGCTGACGGGCGTGTTCCTGATCGGCGTCGTCTCAAATGCGTTTCTGTACGGCCTGTTTTCATTGATCCTGGCGCTGTCCGTCAAACAGATGCTGGCGCGACGGCGCGAGGTGGAAGGGGGCGAACCCCGCGGGCCAGACGTGAAGAGTCTGGCCACGGTCCTACGCTTGCATTCGAGCTTTCCCGACCATGCATCGGGCCGCGACGTGCCGTATCAGGTTGGCCGCGTGCCGTTCAGTCTGGCTTTGATGTACGGGGCGGGCGTGATCTCGGCACTGCTCGGCATCGGCTCTGGCGTGCTCAAGATCCCTGCCATGGATACCGCCTTGCGGCTGCCCATCAAGGTCTCGTCTGCCACATCGAACTTCATGATCGGCGTGACGGCCGCGGCGAGCGCCGGCGCATACTTCGTGAGAGGCGATATCGACATCGGCATCGCGGGGCCTGTCGCGCTTGGATCGGTCGTCGGAGCGCTTGTCGGGGCGCGCCTGCTGTTCGGGCTACCCGCCGAGAAGATTCGCATCGCCTTCGTGGTGATCCTCGCCCTGCTTGCGGTTGAAATGCTCCTGAGCGCCCTGGGTGTTCAGTTCCCTGGACGGTCGACATGA
- a CDS encoding DUF1634 domain-containing protein: MKGKAHRLERCEQGIAGLLWGGTWLASALIAAGLALGATHDFWSSLAPGLSGYDVMKAGVALFIILPVARVALMLVMSLRERDYIYTAISVFVLAVITAAVMVGL, from the coding sequence ATGAAGGGCAAAGCCCATCGCCTTGAGCGGTGCGAGCAGGGTATCGCCGGACTGCTTTGGGGCGGCACCTGGCTTGCTTCAGCGCTCATTGCCGCCGGGTTGGCCCTGGGCGCGACACATGACTTCTGGAGTTCTCTCGCACCGGGCCTCAGCGGCTACGACGTGATGAAAGCCGGTGTGGCCCTGTTCATCATCTTGCCCGTCGCGCGTGTGGCGCTGATGCTGGTCATGTCCCTGCGCGAGCGCGACTACATCTATACCGCGATTTCGGTGTTCGTCCTGGCTGTCATCACGGCCGCGGTCATGGTCGGGCTGTGA
- the hrpA gene encoding ATP-dependent RNA helicase HrpA, giving the protein MSGDSPVPTPGGLPTLRFPPELPISSRVEDITAAITAHQVVIVAGATGSGKTTQLPKILLAMGRGRPRQIGVTQPRRIAATSVAARVARELGTELGTDVGYQIRFEDRSSRQTAVKFMTDGVLLAQIHSDPLLSRYDTIVLDEAHERSLTIDFLLGWLKRILPRRPDLKVVVSSATIETERFSQFFGGAPVIQVEGRTFPVDVLYEPPPEDAELADAVADSVANVISLDPDGDVLVFLPGEREIREAENALNARELRGTVVQPLYARLSAAEQSRVFATIPQRRVILATNVAETSVTIPGIVYVVDTGVARLSRYDPRSGTTRLHIEPVSQASADQRKGRCGRVREGICVRLYDEVSFTSRSPFTDPEIKRTGLAGVILRMKSLGLGDVEDFPFLDPPQPKAIAEGWRVLEELGAIEGKERTLTPLGHQLARFPVDPRIARMILAGAEYGCLDEVLIIAAALNLQDPRERPRELAQKADQLHSRFRDEHSDFTGLLKLWAFVREAEERGTSHLRRVCRDNFLSFLRVREWRDVQRQLEETVRELRLPRKGRGPPARGDVLHQALLTGLLSRIGQWNPEQRYFTGAKQTRFMVHPSSALAKKPPAWVMAFELVETSQLFARTVAKLDPEWLAAAAPHLLKRSYSEPHWSEKSARAIVKENATLFGLQVFKERPVALAHMDPARARLMFLDHALVRGEYRTRGAFQEKNRRVLERVARLRDKARRSELLDSEALLTFFDQRVPEDVTDGAGFEAWRRKAEAADPDVLVLSMEDALSHDPGLSPAHYPDAITLHGASVPVTYTFDPSAEDDGITLSVPLLLLAQLVPGELDWTIPGWQREKLTALLEQLPRAQRKQLGPVPDLVDRLEKELVPFRGPLIPALARAVSRLCGVDVPEESFRADAVVPYLRVTLRVLDERGKEIARSRDADALLEQHGGHARAALRSAAPASDWERKGLTAWTFGELPPFVTRRVGGLEVRSYPALVDRGAAVDLVLLETAAAAEAATRAGVRRLLMLAARGHVAVSAARMPPPFPSLDGAPPARGQADAFRALVLARSVDDAFKLTPGAPLPRTKAAFEKLVQEGSPRIEQAARDWANVVIATSAELAETLAALKAASKGPSGAAAVRDIRSQLGQLFPAKLIEWIPLSRLLNYSRYLRAAQARLSRAVANPAKDAGKAAPFTPLWETFLARSATVRDQEAAQELRWAFEELRVAIFAPEVTTPVSVTVAKVGAALAALR; this is encoded by the coding sequence CCGTTCGTCCCGGCAGACGGCCGTGAAGTTCATGACCGACGGCGTCCTGCTCGCGCAGATCCACAGCGACCCGCTCCTGAGCCGCTATGACACCATCGTGCTCGACGAGGCCCACGAGCGCAGCCTCACCATCGACTTCCTGCTCGGATGGCTCAAGCGCATCCTCCCCCGGCGCCCCGACCTCAAGGTGGTGGTGAGCTCGGCCACCATCGAGACCGAGCGCTTCTCCCAGTTCTTCGGGGGCGCTCCCGTCATCCAGGTGGAGGGCCGGACCTTTCCCGTGGACGTGCTCTACGAGCCGCCCCCCGAGGACGCCGAGCTCGCCGACGCCGTCGCGGATTCGGTGGCGAACGTGATCTCACTCGACCCGGACGGGGACGTCCTCGTGTTCCTCCCCGGCGAGCGGGAGATCCGCGAGGCCGAGAACGCCCTGAACGCGCGCGAGCTTCGCGGCACGGTGGTGCAGCCCCTGTATGCGCGCCTGTCGGCCGCCGAGCAGTCGCGCGTCTTCGCCACCATCCCCCAGCGCCGCGTCATCCTCGCGACCAACGTCGCGGAGACGTCGGTCACCATCCCGGGGATCGTGTACGTCGTGGACACGGGGGTGGCGCGCCTGTCGCGCTACGACCCACGCTCGGGCACCACGCGCCTGCACATCGAGCCGGTCTCCCAGGCCAGCGCCGACCAGCGCAAGGGGCGCTGCGGCCGCGTGCGCGAAGGCATCTGCGTGCGCCTCTACGACGAGGTGAGCTTCACCTCGCGGTCGCCCTTCACCGACCCGGAGATCAAGCGCACCGGGCTCGCGGGGGTCATCCTGCGGATGAAGTCCCTCGGCCTCGGTGACGTCGAGGACTTCCCCTTCCTCGACCCGCCCCAGCCGAAGGCCATCGCCGAGGGCTGGCGGGTGCTCGAGGAGCTCGGGGCCATCGAGGGCAAGGAGCGCACCCTGACGCCGCTCGGGCACCAGCTCGCGCGCTTCCCGGTGGACCCACGCATCGCGCGGATGATCCTCGCCGGCGCCGAGTACGGGTGCCTGGACGAGGTGCTCATCATCGCCGCGGCGCTCAACCTGCAGGACCCGCGCGAGCGGCCCCGGGAGCTCGCGCAGAAGGCGGATCAGCTGCACTCGCGCTTCCGTGACGAGCATTCGGACTTCACGGGGCTCCTCAAGCTGTGGGCGTTCGTGCGCGAGGCCGAGGAGCGCGGGACGTCCCATCTGCGGCGCGTGTGCCGTGACAACTTCCTGTCGTTCCTGCGGGTGCGCGAGTGGCGAGACGTCCAGCGCCAGCTCGAGGAGACCGTCCGCGAGCTGCGCCTGCCTCGCAAGGGCCGGGGCCCCCCGGCGCGCGGGGACGTGCTGCACCAGGCGCTCCTCACCGGGCTCTTGTCCCGCATCGGCCAGTGGAATCCGGAGCAGCGCTACTTCACGGGCGCGAAGCAGACGCGCTTCATGGTCCACCCCTCGTCGGCGCTCGCGAAGAAGCCCCCGGCATGGGTGATGGCGTTCGAGCTCGTGGAGACGTCCCAGCTGTTCGCGCGCACCGTGGCGAAGCTCGACCCGGAGTGGCTCGCGGCGGCGGCGCCCCACCTGCTCAAGCGCAGCTACTCCGAGCCGCACTGGTCGGAGAAGTCCGCGCGCGCCATCGTGAAGGAGAACGCGACCCTCTTCGGGCTTCAGGTCTTCAAGGAGCGCCCCGTGGCCCTGGCCCACATGGACCCCGCCCGGGCACGGCTGATGTTCCTCGATCATGCACTGGTGCGCGGCGAGTACCGCACCCGGGGGGCGTTCCAGGAGAAGAACCGCCGGGTGCTCGAGCGCGTGGCGCGCCTGCGGGACAAGGCCCGGCGCAGCGAGCTGCTCGACAGCGAGGCGCTGCTGACGTTCTTCGACCAGCGCGTCCCGGAGGACGTGACGGACGGAGCGGGCTTCGAGGCCTGGCGCCGAAAGGCCGAGGCGGCCGACCCCGACGTGCTCGTCCTCTCGATGGAGGATGCACTCTCACACGACCCGGGCCTGTCCCCGGCGCACTACCCGGATGCCATCACCCTGCACGGCGCGTCCGTGCCGGTGACGTACACCTTCGATCCCTCGGCCGAGGACGACGGCATCACCCTGAGCGTGCCGCTGCTGCTGCTCGCCCAGTTGGTCCCGGGGGAGCTCGACTGGACCATCCCCGGGTGGCAGCGGGAGAAGCTCACCGCCCTGCTCGAGCAGCTCCCCCGCGCCCAGCGCAAGCAGCTGGGGCCGGTGCCGGACCTGGTCGACCGCCTGGAGAAGGAGCTGGTGCCCTTCCGCGGACCGCTGATTCCAGCGCTCGCGCGTGCGGTGTCCCGGCTGTGTGGCGTGGACGTGCCCGAGGAGTCCTTCCGGGCGGATGCAGTGGTGCCGTACCTGCGCGTCACACTCCGGGTGCTCGACGAGCGGGGAAAGGAGATCGCGCGGAGCCGCGACGCCGACGCGCTGCTCGAGCAGCACGGGGGACATGCACGGGCGGCGCTGCGCAGCGCGGCACCGGCCTCGGACTGGGAGCGCAAGGGGCTGACCGCCTGGACCTTCGGGGAGCTGCCCCCCTTCGTCACCCGACGGGTCGGCGGGCTCGAGGTCCGCAGCTATCCCGCGCTCGTCGACCGGGGCGCTGCCGTGGACCTGGTGCTGCTCGAAACCGCTGCCGCCGCCGAAGCGGCCACGCGCGCGGGGGTCCGCCGGCTCCTGATGCTCGCCGCACGCGGACACGTGGCCGTCAGCGCCGCGCGCATGCCTCCGCCCTTCCCGTCCCTGGACGGCGCACCGCCCGCGCGCGGCCAGGCCGACGCCTTCCGGGCGCTCGTCCTCGCACGCAGCGTCGACGATGCGTTCAAGCTCACACCGGGGGCGCCGCTGCCGCGCACGAAGGCGGCCTTCGAGAAGCTGGTCCAAGAGGGCTCACCGCGCATCGAGCAGGCGGCTCGCGACTGGGCGAACGTCGTCATTGCCACCTCCGCGGAGCTCGCGGAGACGCTCGCCGCACTCAAGGCCGCATCCAAGGGGCCGAGCGGCGCGGCGGCCGTGCGGGACATCCGCTCGCAGCTCGGGCAGCTGTTCCCCGCGAAGCTCATCGAGTGGATTCCCCTCTCGCGCCTGCTGAACTACTCGCGATATCTCCGCGCGGCCCAGGCACGGCTGTCGCGTGCGGTGGCGAACCCGGCCAAGGACGCAGGGAAGGCCGCGCCCTTCACCCCCCTGTGGGAGACCTTCCTCGCCAGGAGCGCCACCGTGCGTGACCAGGAGGCGGCGCAGGAGCTGCGGTGGGCCTTCGAGGAGCTCCGCGTGGCCATCTTCGCTCCGGAGGTGACGACGCCCGTGTCGGTGACGGTGGCGAAGGTCGGCGCGGCCCTCGCGGCGCTGCGCTAG